TGTATCCACCAGGCGTGCAAAATGCGTTCAATTGCTCATCTTCACGAATAATCTTCACTTCCCAAGCAAATTCATCTTTATATTGCACAGCACCGGAATTGAGGATACGCTGTTTCATATTTTCCAAATAGTCATAAGCCTCTTTATACTCATTTCTATCCAAAATTTTATCGGCATATTCAGCATCAATTTGTTTGCTATACTCAGCTCCTAACTGCACGTCTTGCGAAACAGGGAACAATAGATTGTTTATCTGACTCGACAAGCTTTGCCCAGATTGACAACCCGACAACATAGCAAAGGCAATGGCAACTATTGAGAGCTTTCTATAAATTTTTCTCATAATTATTCCAATTATTTTCTTTCCGCAAATAACTCATTTTTAGTGAAAATTAAAAGTTATAGCACCTTAGAGCAGTTATTCTAACCAAATCCTCGCTCTGACAAAATGGCCGATAAATTAATTTTTATTATCTTTGTGTATTAGACTGAAAATTAAAACGTTTATCACAAGTGATAACTCACTTCCACCGATAATCAAATAATGAGCGAATTAATCAAAGATATAGAAATCCTTGGACAACAGGAACAGCCTAAGGAAGAGCAAGCCTGTGAAACTGTGCGAGTATCCAAAACTACTTCTACTGGCAAATCAAGAAAGCTATACATAGAAAGCTATGGATGCCAGATGAACTTCTCGGATAGCGAGATTGTCACTTCAATTATGGAAAAAGAAGGGTTTGATACCACATCCCAATTCGAAGAAGCAGATGTCGTATTTCTCAACACATGTTCCATACGAGAAAAAGCCGAACAAACTGTTAGGACAAGACTATCACAGTTCAATTCTGTAAAAAAGAGCAAGCCTGAGATGATGATTGGTGTTTTGGGTTGCATGGCTGAGCGCCTTAAGGAAAAATTGCTTGAAGAGGAAAAAATCGTTGATTTAGTAGTTGGACCAGACGCTTACAGAGATTTGCCTAATTTGGTAAGCAAGGTGGATGATGGACAAAAAGCGGTAAACACCTTCCTGTCCAAAGAAGAAACTTATGCGGATATCAGCCCTGTTAGGCTTAATTCAAATGGAGTGACAGCCTTCATTTCAATTATGAGAGGTTGTGACAATATGTGCTCATTTTGCGTTGTCCCTTTTACAAGAGGAAGGGAAAGAAGCCGTTCTCCGCATTCTATTGTAAAAGAAGCTCAAGAATTATTCGACCAAGGCTACAAGGAGGTTACTTTGCTTGGCCAAAATGTTGACTCTTACAAGTGGGCAGAAGATCTTGATGAAAACCAGAAAAAAGCCATCGAGAAATC
The Aureibacter tunicatorum DNA segment above includes these coding regions:
- the miaB gene encoding tRNA (N6-isopentenyl adenosine(37)-C2)-methylthiotransferase MiaB; the protein is MSELIKDIEILGQQEQPKEEQACETVRVSKTTSTGKSRKLYIESYGCQMNFSDSEIVTSIMEKEGFDTTSQFEEADVVFLNTCSIREKAEQTVRTRLSQFNSVKKSKPEMMIGVLGCMAERLKEKLLEEEKIVDLVVGPDAYRDLPNLVSKVDDGQKAVNTFLSKEETYADISPVRLNSNGVTAFISIMRGCDNMCSFCVVPFTRGRERSRSPHSIVKEAQELFDQGYKEVTLLGQNVDSYKWAEDLDENQKKAIEKSEAKDIVSFAKLLELVAEVSPELRVRFSTSHPKDITEDVLYAMKKHENICKYIHFPAQSGNTRVLKLMNRTYTREEYIDKIDSIRRILGDECGISSDMITGFCTETEEEHQETISLMEYVKYDFSYMFFYSERPGTLAEKKYEDDIPLEVKKRRLQEIISKQQELSHMRNQLDVGKVYKVLIEGYSKKSKDQLQGRNTANKVIVFDKKNYQKGQYANVLVTSCTGATLLGEIVE